In Euphorbia lathyris chromosome 2, ddEupLath1.1, whole genome shotgun sequence, the sequence ttcgagacgtgttagttttaatcgtaaactaacaaagatatttattctctagctaaactagaaggagttaatcccggttttatggactaaatccatagcaATGGTGAAATCTCTAtcgttgaaggtgaaaaccttaacaaaagcttcTTGAACAAGATGataaatttgattgataaaaagttaaaaaacaattacaagaaagagatgtatttataccgtctcaaaaccctaaaacaaattacataaaagggtaaatcacttaattaattaaaatgataaagatAAGGGAAAAATGGGTTGAAAGTAAAtgggtggcatggatggtaaatagggagtggcatgtgttgtaaataaggagtgacagaattgtaattaaggaggaagctggagtaaggaacaAGTTCATTAAAATGAATCCACGCGGAGGGTGCCTAATTCTAAGCCCCGCGTGGATTGGTCTCTGGACTTCTCTTCGGATCAATCCTtcattcacgcggagcgtgtccaAACCAAGCGGAGCATGCCTAATCCAAGCCCCGCATGGATTGGTCTCTGGACTTTTCTCTAGATCAAACCTtccttcacgcggagcgtgctttcattcacgcggagcgtgcctgagCTGTTGACCTGCTGTGTGTCACTATTTTAGCCTCTTTGCTTGCTTGTTcctcgtgcttggttcttcctccgacttccctcgtccggaccCGATCTTCCAAGGAGATGTCCCGCATCATGCACATTATACAAACTCATgcaatttaatcaacaaataaaagtGTCATAATTCGAATCTTTAATCACTTGGTTAGAGAGGTTGTGATGATACTATATCATcaaactaattgaattaaaaatttaactatTTATGGAGGCTGGTGCTTTTGGTGCAGGAGTGGTACTTCGTGGGTACTTCGTGATAACTCAGGATCTTTCATCGCAGGTTGCAGAACACATACAGATGGAAGGGTGTCAGTCAAACTTGCTGAAACAATGGCACTGAAAGCAAGCATTGAATGGATTCAGAATTTGGGCTATCACAATGTTGTGTTCAAATCTAATGTCAAATCAGTTATCGATAGCATTTTGAAGAACTGTAGGGACCTCATGGAGTTTGGCAATATTATAAATGATGTGAGGTAACCACCTCAATTTCTCGATGGGGTTTGTCTCAAGGTTAGCTAATGAAGCAGCCCACTTGTTGGCACAAAACTCTCGTTCCTATGCTAATTCTTTTAGGCAAAAAtcatcctgaggcccctgatctttcattgtttagtgtattaagccctcgatcttttatttagacacattgagcccctaatctttcaccatttggtgcattaagccctcgatctttcatttagacacattgaacccttgatctttcatatatgggtgtattaggtccttccataaatcaattaacacTACAAAAAAGAGGCTTTTAATGAGaagaaaaattatcattaaaagtTCAAATATTCTCATGAAAAAGTTTTTAATGAGAATTATTACTCTCATGGCTCCCTTCATTACAGTGGTCCCTTACTAAAAGTAATTATTAGAATAAAATAACTTATCATTATCACCATATATAATGAGATTAATCGTCTTCATtagaattttttataataataaaaattcttctcattaaattatttataataattagaaatattctcattaatattttatataatgattaaaaatcttCTCATTAAATCTTTTATAATGATTCAAAAACCCTTCACTAAAGattttatcatgataaaaaaaatatttacattatataataatattcttGTTATTAATTATAAGAATACAATTCAACAATCGATAGAGAACTTTTCAACTGTTAATCACTCAAAAAGGTTCGGGTCACTGCAATATGGGAATATCTATAAACCAATGGGCGAGTGAAACAATTCATTTTCCGTGCCATCGCCACAACCTAGAAGTGCCAGATAGTTCACCGTTCCCTGAGGCAAATACCCCATCTCCCTGAACTGTTAAAGAATAATTACTGAATAGTGGAACAACAGTGTTTGCTAATAGTCGAGTAATTATACTTAGAAATTACCTATACCAAAGATAAGCAACAGAACAGAGAATTACCTGACCAACTGAAGTTGCACCATGTCGTTTTGACAATTACTCCCATCTGGAGCAAGAGTTGAGGAAACGTGTGCAAAGGAAAGCATAGAGAATCCAAGAGCCTGTGCGAAAATCATATATCGGAAAGTAAGTTGAGTTCTCGGTAAAGGTTGAAAGGTAGAGTACATATCTGTTTCTCGTTTAGGAGTGTATTTGATCATACCTTGTATATCAGTGATTGCCTTAGAGTATTTGGTAAATGCTCTTCAGCTCTAAAATGCAATGACATGAGTAAGACGGGGAAAAAATGTAACCCGTAGGGGTGGCAATTTCTAACACGAATACATGATTTACAGCGACAACTTGACTATTGACACCAAAATCATTTTTAtagcatttatatcatatataaccaTATGAAACATATATACATGGTTTTGAgacaaaaaaatgaaattgcAACTATCCACAGCCCACAAACAAACAATATATCTTCAAAGGAAGTAAGCAAGACGAATACTGACTCGACTTGTAGAACTTTAGTCAGAGAACTTTACAGGAACCATAATTACCTTATCACATGTAACAAACTTAGTAACAAACATAAACTTAGTAACAAACATTTCAATGCCAGTTAATGTATAATCTACACCGAACTCAAAGAACACCGAACTCGACAGTAACTTGTGTCAATAGTTAAAAATGGAAGCTTATTGAACAGAACATGTGATTGAATTGGATGAGGAAATACCTTTCCATTGAAAAAGTCAAAAAAGGACCATCAACTACTTGGCCCTGTTCTGTAATCACTTCACCACAAATGAATCCCCAAGAGCACCCATTAAAGAGAGGAACTTGACTGATATATGGCTCATATAACTTCTGGGAGATCTGGGAGCATAGAAGAGAACAAAAAAGAACACAGTGAAGTTATGCAGATTTTCAATTGAAGAAGTCAAACTTCTAGCATGTCAAGATCATATGCTGCCAGCATGTCAAGAGAGAGGTCATATCATAAGTGCCAGAGAAATAAGGAAAAACACATACCGGAATTCATGAATAGCAAAATGAAGTAGAAATTGAGAGAGATGCCAATAACAGACTCTACAGTCTCCTTATTCTATAAAAATTACATCAGGGCAACAAAGGAGAAATATGACTTACCTAAACCCAAGGATGACCTGCAGAAGGACAATATATGACAGTTATGATAAATAGTATATCCCGATTAGGTACACAAGCAACAACTTTCTTTTGCAAGGAAGGAAGCGAAAACTGTACGAAGTTTATACATGAAATATCTAAAACCAAACAGGTGCAAATGGGTATGATAACCAGAACAACAACTTTGTAAACCCAATTTAAACAGGTGCAAATGGGTTCAAGTCCTTTCAGCTCTAGTTCATTCAGCCTGTTATTCGCAAAACTGCAACAATAGCAGCAAGTAAAATGGTCAAGTGATTGTCCTATAACCTATTAAACATCTTTGTAGACCAAACTTATAATCCTTtaagaaaggaaaagataagGAGAAATCTTGGGTGTTTTACCTCATTAATTGTCAAGGACTGTTTGAAGCCATCAATTGTATTTTCTTTGTGTACCAAAAAACCAACCAACTTTGGGAGTGAATGCAACGATCCTGTGCTTTCTTCGACCTCTGTTTCAGCCACTGCTGCGGACACAAAGGCTTAGCCAGGTACAGTGGACCAGAGCTCCCCTCACTGACCAGGAGGCAAGGCCTCTCCCGTTGCAGGATCAGCAATCTTGGCTTCCATATCAGACACTTGTGAGCCACTAATGGAAGTCTCCTGGCTTCCATCCTGAATCTATTAAGTAAAAGTTAAACAACAGTTACTTTAAGGCTGAACCCACAATGCATAATTTCAATTTATCTCCACAACCAACCACTGACATTGAGAGATCCAATATTTAACATAAATAACAAGAAAAGACATATCTATTAGGATGttagataaattaattatcTTACCTCCGCTCCTCTTTGTTCTGCTGACCCATACTGCGAAGGTCTATGTCTGAAGTATGCTGATGAACAGCTGACAACAACATCTTTCTTGCAAACTGCTCAATACTGTTCGCTGCGTAGTTCAGCTGATAAAGTTTGTTTGCCACCTATCTAGACAAGAGTAAAATTGATGAATCATTGGCACATGAGATAGAGTAATgaattttcctccaaaaatGTGGAAGAAAATGAATTAACTTCCATATAATATGGCAAGCAAACAGCTTAGTAAGTCACATGATACCATACCAGCCAAATGGTTTTTGCTCGAATCTGCTGCTTTCTTCTTTTCAATGCTTGATTTGATCATTTCTTTTATGAACCTAACTTGGTATGTTGGTGGTGATGATAGATTTGGATTTTGATTTTCACCATCTTCACTACATGTCTGACTTTGCCCTCTCCTCTTAATTTTTGCATCTCTACGAAACCACCATAGTAAAGGATCAGAAATCCTTCAAATctttttaattaatcaaatttcTATTGGAATACTACAAGGGGAAGGGGGTTTTCTGTTTTCTTACCTTGGGTTCCAGTTGCCAAAAGGGGTTTTCAATTTCTCAGCTGAGCATAAGAACTACAAAGGACAAAACCAACAAAACGAAATGAGACAGCTATTCAACTAAATTAGATTACTCCATTGTTAACTAATTGAAATAATTCTAAGGAAAGATAAATTCCAATCAACATTGCATAACAAAGGAAATATCACAGAAGCTAAAATTAGAAGAAACCTTTTTAGTTGGGGTAGTTCTGAAGAAATCCTCAACTATCTTCGGATACTTACAATCTAAAAAAAGGAGATATACATTAATTAAATTAGAGAAAGTCGATAAGTAAAAAAACAAACAGCTAAACGATTCATACCAGGCCTACAGAACCAAGATTCATCATCCACGGAGTCTTCCTGATCCTGAGGGTTCAAGAAATCAACCAATTTAGGTGCATTTATGTTCTCATACAATTTGTCTTCTTCAAAGATGGATTCCACCAATTTCTAATCAATTTTTGTGGGCTGCAGCTTTATTTCTTCCTCTGTTATTGTCCTTGTTGTCCCACTCATGTCTCAGTCTTCGTGATTAATTATTATAAGGTTCATTTATAGAGGGTGAAGCTGTAATATAGGTCATGTTCTGTTACAGAACTGGTCTAGTTCTGTAAATAGAAACACGACTAGACCAGTTCTGATTCTATAACAAAACAAGTCATGCTTTGTTACAGACCTCGTCTAGTTGTGTAAACATAAACAGAACTGGTCCAGTCATGTAACAGAACTGATCATGTTCTGTTGCAGAACTGGTCCAGTTTTGTAAACAAAACTGATCCTAGTTGCTAGTTCAGCTGTATTTAGAGCTAAAGATTATGCTGAAGGTAATAGATACAGATGAATATCTAGTTATGTTTATTTTCATTGTGTGATGCTCTTTGCTGGTGTGCTTTTCTATTGTGTTCTTTTACATCTATAGAAGGCATTAAAACAGTAAAAGGCCAATAGCAATACCAACTTGATTTATTGGAGGAAGATCTAATTTCATTAAATATACAACATTTGCATTGTCCATGTATTTTACATTTTCACTAGGTTAGCATTTCAACATTCAATTTTATGAGCATCCTGAAGTTTTGAATTTCTGATTTGGTTATATTCTGCTTTAAACTCAGATGTCAAATTATCTTCAATAAATAGCAAAATGTAGCAAATTGAGGTGAATTCTAATAGTCATTTGAGCCAAATTTCCATCATTCAACAGTCATTACCATATGAGAAAGAATTAAATAATGCAATTTAGTAAACTAACTCTCAGAAGCACATAAAATCATATCAGGGGAAGTACAAATAAAATTCTATATATAGAAGTCAGTTTTCTACCATTTCAACAATTCTTGGTAACATCAGAATGTCCCCTAAAGTTCCACTCTCATTTCAACATTCTTAGTACACCCAAGGAAACATATTGAGATGTCAAATtatctttaataaatagcaGAGTCCGAGACAGCTGTCAAAAGGCTCAAAGACAACAAATATTTTAGAACAACAATGAGAAGAAAGTAAAGACCTCAAACCAATCATTTATGAACCTAAGTATAGCCAAACCAAATGGACTATGTACAGACCATGAATCCATTTTATTTCTTCAACTTCACCATGTATGTGTATATCCTTTCAAGTTTATGGCACAACCAATCAAAATGAGACAAACCAGAAGCTCCTTGGTCTTGTATGGTTACAAGAATGAAGAAAAGTAGCACATTGGTACTCATCTCCAACTAAGTCAGCTTGAACAAGCAAACTACGAAACACTACCTAGACTAGAACATACACGGACTCTTTGCTCAAAGGAATCTACTATCTATAAGAAATGCTGTCGAGAAATCATACTAGCAATACAAAACCTGACAAGAAAATTACTCGTTAGAGTTCAAAAGCATAGCCACCAAAACTTCAATGTTGATGATTGCGATTCACAACACTAAAATAATGAACCAGATAACATCAaaattaagaaagaaaaattgaTGAATGTTGCAGAGAAAGCTTACTAGTTGACGAGTAGCACAATCTTCTTGCTTAACGGAGCTCCAATTAGAGATTTAGGTTTTCTAGGTTGGAGAAAATTCCTAAGAAAGGTAGCGATTCAGGTTGGAGAAGAAGTTGGAGGCCGTTGCTGATTTAGGTCAGTAGGAATTGAGGTTGTAGAAGCCTTGGATTGAAGTGTGGATATGCCTTAGGTTGGAGAATCCATGAGTACAGCTGCTTTTGGAATGGATATGAAATCACGAATTGAGGTTTTGTTTGAGATTTGAGATTTGGGGGAAAAAATTGGAGGGATAGTTTGGCGGTAAGTTGAATTTTTTTGGGGTAATTATTTGGATAAAATAATgagaataaaatatattattaatattaaagtGAAATAAAAGAAtgagaataataaaaatacatttaataaattagtaaaaaatatgcaaataaaaggaaatttaataaataaattgttttgtgattaataatataatatataatttattctcattaaagttattaaatttatgtttttaatgagaattttttttattctcatTATTTTTTTCTCGTTAATActcatttttcttgtagtgtaatatataggtttatgaagggcatgtttggtgtgacaataaataatgttctaaaaataacaaattctaaaataaaaaatatattatacaaattaataaaaataatttaaataaaaaatttattgaacacaataaaaccttgtttttcgataattatgttctaaaaataaaaataatgttaaaattgaagcacattttgtggaaataagaaggctgattttatcaataacaagtaactacaaatGCATTAAATTTAGTTAGAATGACCATGTAAAAAATTAGGGTCTACCATTTGATCACCACCATTCACGATTGCATTGAATTTGGTCAAAATGACCATGCGAAAAAATTAGGGTCCACCATTTGATCACCATCATTCACTTTGCATTGAATTTGGTCAAAATAACCATTCAAAAGATTAAGGTCCACCATTTGATTACCATCATTCATGTTGCATTAAATTTGGTCAAAATGACCATACAAAAAATTTAGGTCCACCATTTGTTGACCATCATtgaaaagagcttttcgtgaaaagctccaaaatgttgcagtgtccagagaaaatgcgaaacgcagcagttatataaacttaaccaaacatgcccttaatagacctatatattaattgatttacggaagggtctaatacacccatatatgaaagatcaagggttcaatgtgtctaaatgaaagatcgagggcttaatgcaccaaatgatgaaagatcaggggcttaatatgtctaaataaaagatcgagagcttaatgcaccaaacaatgaaagatcaggagcctcgggatgctttttgccattcttttattcattattctttcattGTATTCATTGGAAGCAGCCTCATTCGGCATGCTTCCCTAAGCTTTTAATAAAACCAAGTCtttctctttaaaaaaaaaaataactaaattcatattaatatgtaaactaaattattattttttttaaatgactttAGGGTTGAGTTTGCAGCTTATTTCATATTGTAGTAATAAAGAGAAGGTAACGTCTTCAACTATATATATTCATAATGGTCCCGGACTGACCTTGTCCAATTCCATTATTTTtgtttgcatattttaagtgaaGGTCAAAGATATATACCATTTTCTTTATTGCACATCCAACCTCAACATTTAAACAAATAGCTAAACAAATACAAAGAATTCAAGTGGAATCTCATAGCTACCTACCTGTTGGAGGAAAATAGTACTAGaaataaataacactaaatATTTATGCCACACATTTCTTATCTCTTCTACGTACACCACATACAAAGTCTTTTGTCTCATTTGCTATAACTCAATCACATGCACTCAACCATTCTTCTCTTTCTCCATTATTGAATTCTATGGCTTTCATAGGCATTGAAACCCGCATTGAAAGAGTAGAGTCCATGCTATGCATAGGATCATCAGATGTTTTGATTCTTGGAATATGGGGAATGGCTGGAATTGGAAAAACCACACTTGCTGAAGCTGTATATAACCGAAACATTTCTCACTTTCAAACCTCCCACTTCTTTTCCAATATAAGAGAACAATCAGAGATCCGTGGACTAGATCATATCAGAGATGTTCTTGTTTCAAAAACATCGGCTAATTTTGATAGAAAGATTCAAAGATCAAGGTTTACATCTTTTGGCAAGAGtagaagatccagcagcagtaGAAAAGCTCTTATTGTTCTTGATGATGTGAACAGCTCGATGCAATTGCAAGAATTGTTAGTTGAGGGTCGGCATTTATTTGGGCCAGGGAGTAAAATCATTGTCACAAGTAGAGATAGACAAGTTCTGAAGAATGGTGTTGATCAAATATACGAAGCTGAAGGATTAAATCACAATGAATCTCTTCAACTCTTTAGTATATGTGCCTTTGGTCAAGACCAACCATTTGAAGAGTTTATGCATCAATCAAGGATGCTTATGTATTATGCTAAAGGAAATCCTTTAGCCCTTAGGGTTTTGGGTTGTTTTTTGaagggaaaaagaaaaggagaatGGGAAATTGCATCAAATGAACTGGAAAAGACATCAGATCTGGGAATGAAAAATGTTCTCAGGCTGAGCTATGATGGACTAGAGGTTGAAGACAAGGAGATATTTCTTGATATAGCATGTTTTTTTAAAGGGGAAGATGCCTACTTTGTGGAGAGAATACTTAATGGTTGTGGTTTCTCAGTCAATATAGGTATTACTAATCTTGTTGATCAGTCTCTCATTACTATTTCAAATAATAAGGTATGGATGCATCAGTTGTTGCAAGAAATGGGCTTGGAAATTGTTCAGCAGGAATCCATGGAAGAACCTGGCCAGCGCAGCAGGTTGTGGCATCATCAGGATGTTCATCATGTTTTGACAAATAATACAGTAAGATTAATGAATTTGAACaagtaattaaattaatttgttaatGTTTCTTAATTTCTTGCTATGATTTTGGGGTATCAGGGTACTCGTGCTGTTGAAGGAATAAGTTTAGACCTTTCTACAACAAGGGAATTACACTTGACATCTGAAGCTTTCAAGAAGATGTATAATCTCAGACTACTCAAGTTTCATGATCCTGATTTTGAATATTTTTCCAAAGTGCACTTTCCTGATGAAGGGCTTACATTTCATTCGAATAAGTTGCGATATTTTCACTGGTATCGATACCCTTCAAAGTCGTTGCCATCTAACTTCTTTCCAGAAAATCTCGTTGAGCTCAATCTACCACTTAGCAACCTTAAACATCTCTGGGAAGGAGATCCGGTTAGTTTCAAAATCCATAAATTTGCAAGTTTGTAATATGGATTATAAACTCAACTAATGATTTCTATTGAAATATTGCAGCATCTTGTGAATCTAAAACGGATTGATCTCAGTCACTCCGAGTATTTGATCCGAATCCCAGATCTTTCCAAGGCTCAAAACTTAGAGAGTATCAATGTCAAAGGCTGCAAAAATTTGGTTGACATTCCCTCATCCATTCAGCATCTTAACAGGCTTGAATTTCTCAATTTGCAAGAATGTAAAAAGCTTATTAGTTACCCGCGTATGATTGCTTCCAAGGTTCTAAAATCTATTGATCTATATGGCTGCTCTAATGTACAGAAGTTCCCTGAAATTGCTGGAGATGTGGAAGAAATACATTTAAGTTTCACAGCAATAGAAGAAGTTCCCTCGTCTATTGAGCTCCTTACAAAACTTGGCTCATTGAATCTCAATTACTGCACAAAGCTCACGAGTTTGACAAGCAGTATCTGCAAGTTGAATAGTCTTTGCAAGCTAAGTTTAGTTGGCTGCTCAAAGCTTGAGAAATTCCCAGAAATAGTGCTGACAATGGAAGGTCTAAAATATCTTTCTTTAGCTGATTGCAAAAATCTTACATCTCTACCGAGCAGTATTGGTAATTTGAAACATCTTATAGATCTCAATTTAAAGGGGACAATGATTACAGAGCTACCTTCATCGATCGAGCATCTAACTGATCTTGAAGATCTAATTCTAGAAAGGTGCAAAAAACTCCTGAAGCTTCCTGAGAGCATTGGTGGTTTGAAATCGCTAAAAGTTTTAAGTCTTGAAGGTTGCTCAAAGCTTGAGCAATTGCCACAAAACCTGCAGAATTTAGAATCTCTCGTGGAATTAAATATAAGCAGCAGTGGCATTAAATGCCTTCCATCCTTTATCATACATTTGAAAAATCTTGAACTTTTGTCATATAGAGTTACAGGTTCAGCAGCTTTATGGAAGATCCCTACTGCACTGGATAGTCTATCTTCATTGAGGGTATTAGCTCTTACCGGAAACAACTTTGAGAGGATACCTGAAAGCATTGAAAAACTTTCTTGGTTAGAGCATCTTGACGTAGGTTATTGCAAAAAGCTTCAGTCTTTGCCTAAGCTTCCGCAGAGCCTAATATTTCTGTATGCCCCTGAATGCACATCATTGGAAACTCTACTCAGCAGTGAACACTTTTTAAAGCTAAATTATGAGCCAGATGGTAGAAATCTCAAGGATTTTTCATTCACCAATTGCTTCAAGATCGAACACAGCAGTTTTCTGGAAGATATTGTGGAGAGAATTCAACTCAATGCATCAGCATCAGATCAACTTTATACTGATGATgaggtctctctctctctctctctctctctggatttatatatatgtacctATGAATCTACATTTTTGCACGCTTTCCATTTTTGCAGAGTTCAGTCAAAATCCATTTTCCTGGCAGTGAAATCCCAATTTGGTTCTGCAATACAAGCATGGGATCTTCAGTAAGAATACagcttcattcaagctacaatcAACTTAGAGGAGTTGCTTTATGTGCGGTGCTCGAATTTGAGGAGTGTTCTTCCATTTCA encodes:
- the LOC136219429 gene encoding disease resistance protein RPV1-like, with product MAFIGIETRIERVESMLCIGSSDVLILGIWGMAGIGKTTLAEAVYNRNISHFQTSHFFSNIREQSEIRGLDHIRDVLVSKTSANFDRKIQRSRFTSFGKSRRSSSSRKALIVLDDVNSSMQLQELLVEGRHLFGPGSKIIVTSRDRQVLKNGVDQIYEAEGLNHNESLQLFSICAFGQDQPFEEFMHQSRMLMYYAKGNPLALRVLGCFLKGKRKGEWEIASNELEKTSDLGMKNVLRLSYDGLEVEDKEIFLDIACFFKGEDAYFVERILNGCGFSVNIGITNLVDQSLITISNNKVWMHQLLQEMGLEIVQQESMEEPGQRSRLWHHQDVHHVLTNNTGTRAVEGISLDLSTTRELHLTSEAFKKMYNLRLLKFHDPDFEYFSKVHFPDEGLTFHSNKLRYFHWYRYPSKSLPSNFFPENLVELNLPLSNLKHLWEGDPHLVNLKRIDLSHSEYLIRIPDLSKAQNLESINVKGCKNLVDIPSSIQHLNRLEFLNLQECKKLISYPRMIASKVLKSIDLYGCSNVQKFPEIAGDVEEIHLSFTAIEEVPSSIELLTKLGSLNLNYCTKLTSLTSSICKLNSLCKLSLVGCSKLEKFPEIVLTMEGLKYLSLADCKNLTSLPSSIGNLKHLIDLNLKGTMITELPSSIEHLTDLEDLILERCKKLLKLPESIGGLKSLKVLSLEGCSKLEQLPQNLQNLESLVELNISSSGIKCLPSFIIHLKNLELLSYRVTGSAALWKIPTALDSLSSLRVLALTGNNFERIPESIEKLSWLEHLDVGYCKKLQSLPKLPQSLIFLYAPECTSLETLLSSEHFLKLNYEPDGRNLKDFSFTNCFKIEHSSFLEDIVERIQLNASASDQLYTDDESSVKIHFPGSEIPIWFCNTSMGSSVRIQLHSSYNQLRGVALCAVLEFEECSSISYMAIRCKCNFKSVDCGRSSDLNFNMSYSVDRGYYPPPFKSSHLFVWDDSCSEAKAIGGEDWFSKYSEVSFEFYPLDFKGNLLQGCKVRKCGIRLLFDDTRPSTAFIYDHRDKRLKYDEGISLADNSKIDRMEQTIQKGPETRHEKAQEVFGKESKYMTRRVNI